In a genomic window of Amycolatopsis japonica:
- the mfd gene encoding transcription-repair coupling factor has protein sequence MSGLLHSILPDPALRGVVERAGAPVLELQGAIATRQLVAGALAADEGAGRPVLAVTATGREADELTASLKSFLGEGAVVDFPSWETLPHERLSPRADTVGRRLEVLHRLKTGSDGLRVVVATVRSLIQPMAPGLGSLAPIDLVVGEEQSFEGLLERLVELAYTRVDMVEKRGEFAVRGGILDLFGPTAQHPVRVEFWGDEVSEIRAFAVSDQRSLPGEIQHVSAPPCRELLLTEPVRAKAAELATTYEADAQLTEMLTKLSGGIPVEGMEALIPVLCEGELDLLTDAMPQGTHVLLADPEKIRARAADLVRTGQEFLEASWTTAAAGGQAPIDLGASAYRDLAEIAKHAQETKRPWWTLTQLASDDPDVYRVSIEAAPNYRGEVERATTDLRAHTAAGGTAVLVVAGHGTAARAVEQLSAGDVPASLAEGITGPLTAGVVTVTCGGLSDGFVSPERALVVLSESDLTGRGSGAGTSTKDFSTKMPSRRRNAVDPLALKAGDYVVHDQHGIGRFVEMVQRTVAGATREYLLLEYASSKRGHPGDRLFVPTDQLDEVSRYVGGELPTLNKLGGSDWKNTKAKAKKAVKEIAAELVQLYAARQAAPGHAFAQDTPWQGELEDAFPFTETNDQLAAIDEVKSDMERGVPMDRVICGDVGYGKTEIAVRAAFKAVQDGKQVAVLVPTTLLAQQHLNTFTERMSSFPVKIKGLSRFTNKAESDAILEQLAAGDVDIVIGTHRLLQTGIRYKDLGLVIVDEEQRFGVEHKEHIKALRTHVDVLTMSATPIPRTLEMSLAGIREMSTILTPPEDRHPILTYVGAYDDKQVGAAIRRELLRDGQVFYVHNRVSSIEKAAKRIRELVPEARVVTAHGQMNEEKLEKIIQGFWENEYDVLVCTTIVETGLDISNANTLLVERGDLLGLAQLHQLRGRVGRGRERGYAYFLYPPEAPLTETAHDRLATIAQNTELGAGMAVAMKDLEIRGAGNILGAEQSGHIAGVGFDLYVRLVGEAVDAFRRHAGAETSEEEELAEVRVDLPVDAHIPHDYVPGERLRLEAYRKIAAAPDQAGLDAVREELIDRYGQPPAPVRRLLAVAAFRHTCRAAGVTEVAVQGTSIRFAPLPLADSQMVRLKRLYPKALYKAVTNTVSVPKPTEGPAGGRMGAPALRDEELLDWCAKLLTNLMKSPAPVA, from the coding sequence CGAACTCCAGGGCGCGATCGCCACCCGCCAGCTGGTCGCCGGTGCCCTCGCCGCGGACGAGGGCGCCGGCCGCCCCGTGCTCGCGGTGACGGCCACCGGCCGCGAGGCGGACGAATTGACCGCTTCCCTGAAGTCGTTCCTCGGCGAAGGCGCCGTCGTCGACTTCCCGTCCTGGGAGACGCTGCCGCACGAGCGGCTGTCCCCGCGGGCGGACACCGTCGGGCGGCGGCTGGAGGTGCTGCACCGGCTCAAGACGGGCTCGGACGGTCTGCGCGTCGTCGTCGCGACCGTCCGCAGCCTGATCCAGCCGATGGCGCCCGGGCTCGGTTCGCTCGCGCCGATCGACCTGGTCGTCGGCGAGGAGCAGAGCTTCGAAGGGCTCTTGGAGCGGCTGGTCGAGCTCGCGTACACGCGGGTGGACATGGTCGAGAAGCGCGGCGAGTTCGCCGTGCGCGGCGGCATCCTCGACCTGTTCGGGCCGACGGCGCAGCATCCGGTGCGGGTCGAGTTCTGGGGCGACGAGGTCAGCGAGATCCGCGCGTTCGCGGTGTCGGACCAGCGCTCGCTGCCCGGGGAGATCCAGCACGTCAGCGCGCCGCCGTGCCGTGAGCTGCTGCTCACCGAGCCGGTCCGCGCGAAGGCCGCCGAGCTCGCGACGACGTACGAGGCGGACGCGCAGCTCACCGAGATGCTCACCAAGCTTTCCGGCGGGATCCCCGTCGAGGGCATGGAGGCGCTCATCCCCGTGCTGTGCGAGGGCGAGCTGGACCTGCTGACCGACGCGATGCCCCAGGGCACGCACGTCCTGCTGGCCGATCCGGAGAAGATCCGCGCCCGCGCGGCCGATCTGGTCCGCACGGGGCAGGAGTTCCTCGAAGCGTCCTGGACCACGGCCGCCGCGGGCGGTCAGGCGCCGATCGACCTCGGGGCGTCCGCGTACCGGGACCTCGCGGAGATCGCGAAGCACGCTCAGGAGACGAAGCGCCCTTGGTGGACGCTGACGCAGCTGGCGAGCGACGATCCCGACGTTTACCGCGTCTCGATCGAGGCCGCGCCGAACTATCGCGGCGAGGTCGAGCGCGCGACGACCGATCTGCGCGCCCACACGGCGGCGGGCGGGACGGCCGTGCTCGTCGTCGCCGGGCACGGCACCGCGGCCCGCGCCGTCGAGCAGCTGTCGGCGGGAGATGTCCCCGCGTCGCTCGCCGAAGGCATCACCGGTCCGCTGACGGCCGGCGTCGTGACGGTGACGTGCGGCGGTCTGTCGGACGGTTTCGTGTCGCCGGAGCGCGCCCTCGTGGTGCTGTCCGAATCGGACCTCACCGGTCGCGGCTCGGGCGCCGGAACGTCCACAAAGGACTTCAGCACCAAGATGCCGTCGCGGCGCCGCAACGCCGTCGACCCGCTCGCCCTCAAGGCGGGCGACTACGTCGTGCACGATCAGCACGGCATCGGCCGGTTCGTCGAAATGGTGCAGCGCACCGTCGCCGGCGCGACCCGCGAGTACCTGCTGCTGGAGTACGCCTCCTCCAAACGCGGGCATCCGGGGGACCGGCTGTTCGTCCCGACCGACCAGCTCGACGAGGTCTCCCGCTACGTCGGTGGCGAGTTGCCCACGCTGAACAAGCTCGGCGGATCGGACTGGAAGAACACCAAGGCCAAGGCGAAGAAGGCGGTCAAGGAGATCGCCGCCGAACTCGTGCAGCTCTACGCCGCGCGGCAGGCCGCGCCGGGGCACGCGTTCGCGCAGGACACGCCGTGGCAGGGCGAACTCGAGGACGCCTTCCCGTTCACCGAGACCAACGACCAGCTCGCCGCGATCGACGAGGTCAAGTCGGATATGGAACGCGGCGTCCCGATGGACCGCGTCATCTGCGGCGACGTGGGCTACGGCAAGACCGAGATCGCGGTGCGCGCGGCGTTCAAGGCCGTCCAGGACGGCAAGCAGGTCGCGGTGCTGGTGCCGACGACGCTGCTCGCGCAGCAGCACCTCAACACCTTCACCGAACGGATGAGTTCGTTCCCAGTGAAGATCAAGGGGCTTTCACGGTTCACGAACAAGGCCGAGTCCGACGCCATCCTGGAGCAGCTGGCCGCGGGCGACGTCGACATCGTGATCGGTACGCACCGCCTGCTGCAGACCGGGATCCGGTACAAGGATCTCGGCCTGGTGATCGTCGACGAGGAGCAGCGGTTCGGCGTCGAGCACAAGGAGCACATCAAGGCGCTGCGGACCCACGTCGACGTGCTGACCATGTCGGCGACGCCGATCCCGCGGACGCTGGAGATGTCGCTCGCCGGCATCCGCGAGATGTCCACGATCCTGACGCCGCCCGAGGACAGGCACCCGATCCTGACCTACGTCGGCGCGTACGACGACAAGCAGGTCGGCGCCGCGATCCGGCGCGAGCTGCTGCGTGACGGCCAAGTCTTTTACGTGCACAACAGGGTTTCCTCGATCGAGAAGGCCGCGAAGCGCATTCGCGAACTGGTGCCGGAGGCGCGCGTCGTCACCGCGCACGGGCAGATGAACGAGGAGAAACTCGAGAAGATCATCCAGGGTTTCTGGGAGAACGAGTACGACGTGCTCGTCTGCACCACGATCGTCGAGACCGGGCTGGACATCTCGAACGCCAACACGCTGCTGGTGGAACGCGGTGACCTGCTGGGGCTCGCGCAGCTGCACCAGTTGCGCGGCCGGGTCGGGCGTGGGCGCGAGCGCGGGTACGCGTACTTCCTGTATCCGCCGGAGGCACCGCTCACCGAGACGGCGCACGACCGGCTCGCGACCATCGCGCAGAACACCGAACTGGGTGCGGGTATGGCCGTCGCGATGAAGGACCTGGAGATCCGCGGCGCGGGCAACATCCTCGGCGCGGAGCAGTCCGGGCACATCGCGGGAGTCGGTTTCGACCTGTACGTGCGGCTCGTCGGCGAAGCGGTCGACGCGTTCCGCCGGCACGCGGGCGCTGAAACCTCCGAAGAGGAGGAGCTCGCCGAGGTCCGCGTGGATCTCCCGGTGGACGCGCACATCCCGCACGACTACGTGCCGGGCGAGCGGCTGCGGCTGGAGGCGTACCGCAAGATCGCGGCCGCTCCCGACCAGGCCGGGCTCGACGCCGTGCGCGAGGAACTGATCGACCGCTACGGTCAGCCGCCCGCCCCGGTGCGGAGGCTGCTCGCGGTCGCCGCGTTCCGGCACACTTGCCGTGCGGCGGGCGTCACCGAGGTCGCCGTCCAGGGCACGTCGATCCGGTTCGCGCCGCTGCCGCTGGCGGATTCGCAGATGGTGCGGCTGAAGCGCTTGTACCCCAAGGCTCTCTACAAGGCTGTGACGAACACGGTCTCCGTGCCGAAGCCGACGGAGGGCCCTGCCGGTGGTCGTATGGGCGCCCCGGCGCTGCGCGACGAGGAATTGCTGGACTGGTGCGCGAAGCTGCTGACGAATCTGATGAAGTCGCCGGCACCCGTCGCGTAG
- a CDS encoding MazG family protein has protein sequence MTAAVVVIARGATLPAAALPILRSSAAVYAASDVDPDVFGVPALGDTQVRDLVLIAGSRREAKAAALIRAGARVIEGPVPPLVEAAEVMDRLRSPGGCPWDAVQTHESLRQYLVEETYELLDAIEEGDRVALREELGDVLLQVLFHARVAVEDAADPFGIDEVASDLVAKLVGRHPHVFADAPRVETVSDQNLKWEELKQAEKSRQSIVDGVALGQPAVALAGKLGQRSGRAGIPLDLFPDGAEAAAQLFRVAATARRAGIDPEGELRAVAKRFARDIRDAEQAARDAGLEPTTLEADGWRKFWPS, from the coding sequence GTGACCGCTGCCGTCGTCGTGATCGCCCGCGGGGCGACACTGCCCGCCGCGGCACTCCCGATCCTGCGAAGCAGCGCCGCCGTGTACGCGGCTTCCGATGTCGATCCCGACGTTTTCGGGGTGCCCGCGCTCGGTGACACGCAGGTCCGCGACCTCGTGCTCATCGCGGGTTCGCGCCGGGAAGCCAAGGCCGCGGCGCTGATCAGGGCGGGTGCGCGGGTGATCGAAGGACCTGTTCCGCCGCTGGTCGAGGCCGCCGAGGTGATGGACCGCCTGCGTTCGCCGGGCGGATGTCCGTGGGACGCCGTCCAGACCCACGAATCGCTGCGCCAGTACCTGGTCGAGGAGACCTACGAGCTGCTCGACGCGATCGAGGAGGGCGACAGGGTCGCCTTGCGCGAGGAGCTCGGCGACGTCCTGCTCCAGGTGCTCTTCCACGCACGCGTCGCCGTCGAGGACGCGGCCGATCCGTTCGGGATCGACGAGGTCGCTTCCGATCTGGTCGCAAAACTCGTCGGGCGTCATCCGCATGTCTTCGCCGACGCTCCGCGGGTCGAGACCGTCAGCGATCAGAACCTCAAATGGGAAGAACTGAAGCAGGCCGAGAAGAGCCGTCAGTCCATTGTGGACGGTGTGGCGCTCGGGCAGCCCGCCGTGGCGCTCGCCGGGAAGCTCGGCCAGCGCAGCGGCCGGGCCGGGATCCCGCTCGACCTGTTCCCCGACGGCGCCGAGGCGGCGGCCCAGCTGTTCCGGGTGGCCGCGACCGCGCGCCGGGCGGGGATCGATCCCGAAGGCGAGCTCCGCGCCGTCGCGAAGCGGTTCGCGCGCGACATCCGGGACGCCGAACAGGCCGCCCGGGACGCCGGCCTGGAGCCGACGACGCTTGAGGCCGACGGCTGGCGCAAGTTCTGGCCGAGCTAG
- a CDS encoding NADP-dependent oxidoreductase gives MRKIQQVSFGGPGVLELTESEKPVPGAGQVLVRVHAAGVNPADWKIRNGLVVGELPLTVGLDFSGVVDSAGTRFQPGDEVYGVTFPPNGSYAEYIAVSEDALAPKPKSLDHVEAAALPIAALTAWQPFTKVFPVGPGHRVLVHAAAGGVGHLAVQIAKARGAYVIGTARAANHAFLRDLGADELIDHTADDFSKSQVVDVVLDPISGDYGPRSLDILEPGGSLIDIVGHGPDRTEVRRKAAELGVRFDEFYVSPSGTDLAEIATLADAGSLRVSIAEVLPLAQAAKAHELSESGRVRGKLVLTI, from the coding sequence ATGCGGAAGATCCAGCAAGTCTCCTTCGGCGGACCCGGCGTCCTCGAACTCACCGAATCCGAAAAACCCGTTCCGGGAGCGGGCCAGGTCCTGGTGCGCGTCCACGCGGCCGGGGTCAATCCGGCCGATTGGAAGATCCGGAACGGGCTGGTCGTCGGCGAACTGCCACTGACCGTCGGTCTCGATTTCTCAGGTGTGGTGGATTCGGCCGGGACACGGTTCCAGCCGGGGGACGAGGTCTACGGCGTCACCTTCCCGCCGAACGGCTCGTACGCCGAGTACATCGCGGTCAGCGAGGACGCGCTCGCGCCGAAACCCAAAAGTCTCGATCACGTCGAGGCTGCCGCGCTCCCCATCGCGGCACTGACCGCGTGGCAGCCGTTCACCAAGGTGTTCCCGGTCGGACCGGGACACCGCGTGCTCGTCCACGCCGCGGCCGGCGGGGTCGGACATCTCGCCGTCCAGATCGCGAAGGCCCGTGGCGCGTACGTCATCGGAACCGCCAGGGCGGCGAACCACGCGTTCCTGCGCGACCTCGGCGCCGACGAACTCATCGACCACACGGCCGACGATTTTTCGAAATCGCAGGTCGTGGACGTCGTACTGGACCCGATCTCCGGGGATTACGGTCCCCGGTCGCTCGACATACTCGAACCGGGCGGTTCGCTGATCGACATCGTCGGGCACGGCCCGGACCGGACGGAGGTCCGGCGGAAAGCCGCGGAACTCGGGGTCCGTTTCGACGAGTTCTACGTCTCCCCGTCCGGAACCGATCTGGCCGAAATCGCCACTCTGGCCGACGCCGGTTCACTACGCGTCTCGATCGCCGAGGTCCTCCCCCTCGCACAGGCGGCGAAGGCACACGAACTGAGCGAGTCCGGACGCGTCCGGGGCAAACTCGTGCTGACGATCTAG